One region of Synechococcales cyanobacterium CNB genomic DNA includes:
- the alaS gene encoding alanine--tRNA ligase, producing the protein MTADQVRSTFVEFFRERGHTLVPSSPVVPHDDPTLLFANAGMNQFKPLFLGTAAPGSPLHGLKRAANSQKCIRAGGKHNDLEDVGKDTYHHTFFEMLGNWSFGDYFKGEAIGWAWELLTTVYGVPGDRLYATYFGGDPATGQPADEEARQLWLRHLPAERVLPGSFKDNFWEMGETGPCGPCSEIHFDRIGGRDAAKLVNTGDPDVIEVWNLVFIQFDRQADGSLRALPSRHVDTGMGLERLTSILQGVRSNYDTDLFAPLFEEIMRKTGAPHEYRGRLGDRDDGRVDTAYRVIADHARTLTFAIADGATPSNEGRGYVLRRVLRRAVRFGHQFLGARTGFLSEVVPAVVRTMGRAFPELRAAEARVVGTIHEEEVSFGKTLDRGMKLFEEAAARTHKGGSITAEDAFMLYDTYGFPLDLTVLMAEERGMLVDTEGFERLMAEQRERSRAGAKEGGGGLTLSAEAIDRLGRLRVKPTHDSDKYHGRDMRATVRAVWNGANFDEHATASDGHARVGVILDRTNFYAESGGQVADHGRMLVTKEASGGLPHGGEFRVEDVRAFGGYVVHVGRVVRGEIRVGDDVHLHVDHSRRGPTAANHTATHLLNLALRRTVGAHVDQKGSLVAPERLRFDFANNGPVSPEQLAESERIVREHIARDLPVYADLAPQFVARGITGLRAVFGEAYPDPVRVVSIGVPIKDLLDKPGDPRWAEYSVEFCGGTHLAHTGEAKEFALVSETGIAKGVRRVEAVTGAAALAAHAAADAMAERIGAAASLPAAGLRREAGEIAAEIDELTMPVARKAELRAALAGLQERLKSAAKEESKAKAAEAAHLARQIAESAGVSPDPIVVATLDAGGDRQALQAALQTIRDRCPRKAVMLLSVDDGEKPSVSIIAGVPEELMKLGIRAGEWVREAAQAVGGKGGGRPDQAQGGGPDVGKVKQAVAAARTWAMRQVTSNA; encoded by the coding sequence GCACGACGACCCGACGCTGCTCTTCGCCAACGCGGGCATGAACCAGTTCAAGCCGCTCTTCCTCGGGACGGCAGCGCCGGGCAGCCCGCTGCACGGGCTGAAGCGGGCGGCGAACAGCCAGAAGTGCATCCGGGCCGGGGGGAAGCACAACGACCTCGAGGACGTGGGCAAGGACACCTACCACCACACCTTCTTCGAGATGCTGGGCAACTGGTCGTTCGGCGACTACTTCAAGGGCGAGGCGATCGGGTGGGCGTGGGAGCTGCTCACGACGGTCTACGGCGTGCCGGGGGACAGGCTGTACGCGACGTACTTCGGCGGCGATCCGGCGACGGGCCAGCCTGCGGACGAGGAAGCGCGGCAGTTGTGGCTTCGTCACCTGCCGGCGGAGCGCGTGCTGCCGGGATCGTTCAAGGACAACTTCTGGGAGATGGGCGAGACGGGGCCGTGCGGGCCGTGCTCGGAGATCCACTTTGATCGCATCGGCGGGCGCGACGCCGCGAAACTCGTGAACACCGGCGACCCGGACGTGATCGAGGTCTGGAACCTGGTGTTCATCCAGTTCGACCGGCAGGCCGACGGCTCGCTGCGGGCGCTGCCCTCCCGGCACGTTGACACCGGCATGGGGCTGGAGCGGCTCACCAGCATCCTCCAGGGCGTGCGGAGCAACTACGATACCGACCTCTTCGCCCCGCTCTTCGAGGAGATCATGCGCAAGACCGGCGCGCCGCACGAATACCGCGGCCGGCTGGGCGATCGCGACGATGGGCGCGTGGACACGGCGTACCGGGTGATCGCCGACCACGCGCGCACCCTGACGTTCGCCATCGCCGACGGGGCGACGCCGAGCAACGAGGGACGCGGCTACGTGCTGCGCCGGGTGCTGCGCCGGGCGGTGCGGTTCGGGCACCAGTTCCTCGGGGCGCGGACGGGGTTCCTGAGCGAGGTCGTGCCGGCGGTGGTGCGGACGATGGGGAGGGCCTTCCCCGAGTTGCGCGCGGCCGAGGCGCGGGTGGTCGGGACGATCCACGAGGAAGAGGTGAGTTTCGGGAAGACGCTGGACCGCGGGATGAAGTTGTTCGAGGAGGCGGCTGCCCGCACGCACAAGGGCGGCAGCATCACAGCAGAAGACGCCTTCATGCTCTACGACACCTACGGCTTCCCGCTTGACCTGACGGTCCTCATGGCAGAAGAGCGCGGCATGCTCGTCGATACCGAGGGCTTCGAGCGGCTGATGGCCGAGCAGCGCGAACGTTCGCGGGCGGGAGCCAAGGAGGGGGGGGGCGGACTGACGCTCAGCGCGGAGGCGATCGACCGGCTCGGCCGGTTGCGCGTCAAGCCCACGCACGACTCGGACAAGTACCACGGGCGCGACATGCGCGCCACCGTGCGGGCGGTCTGGAACGGCGCGAACTTCGACGAGCACGCGACGGCCTCCGACGGGCACGCGCGCGTGGGCGTCATCCTCGACCGGACGAACTTCTACGCCGAGTCCGGCGGGCAGGTTGCCGACCACGGTCGGATGCTCGTGACGAAGGAGGCGAGCGGCGGCCTGCCGCACGGCGGGGAGTTCCGCGTCGAGGACGTGCGCGCCTTCGGCGGCTACGTCGTGCACGTCGGCCGCGTCGTGCGGGGCGAGATCCGCGTGGGCGACGACGTGCACCTGCACGTGGACCACTCGCGCCGCGGGCCGACGGCCGCCAACCACACCGCGACGCACCTGCTGAACCTCGCGCTGCGGCGAACGGTCGGCGCGCACGTGGACCAGAAAGGCTCGCTCGTCGCGCCGGAGCGCCTGCGCTTCGACTTCGCCAACAACGGCCCGGTCTCGCCCGAGCAACTGGCCGAGTCGGAGCGGATCGTGCGCGAGCACATCGCGCGTGACCTGCCGGTGTACGCCGACCTTGCGCCGCAGTTCGTGGCGCGCGGCATCACCGGGCTGCGGGCGGTCTTCGGCGAGGCCTACCCGGATCCGGTGCGTGTCGTTTCCATCGGCGTGCCGATCAAGGACTTGCTCGACAAGCCGGGTGATCCCCGGTGGGCCGAGTATTCGGTCGAGTTCTGCGGCGGGACGCACCTGGCGCACACGGGCGAGGCGAAGGAGTTCGCGCTGGTCTCGGAAACCGGCATCGCCAAGGGCGTGCGTCGGGTCGAGGCGGTGACGGGCGCGGCCGCGCTGGCGGCGCACGCGGCGGCGGACGCGATGGCCGAGCGGATCGGGGCTGCCGCGTCGCTCCCCGCGGCGGGCCTGCGGCGCGAGGCCGGGGAGATCGCCGCCGAGATCGACGAGCTGACGATGCCGGTCGCGCGCAAGGCGGAGTTGCGTGCCGCGCTGGCCGGGCTGCAGGAGCGTCTGAAGTCCGCCGCGAAGGAAGAATCGAAGGCGAAGGCGGCGGAGGCGGCGCACCTGGCGAGGCAGATCGCCGAGTCCGCCGGTGTCTCGCCGGACCCGATCGTCGTGGCGACGCTCGACGCGGGCGGCGACCGGCAGGCGTTGCAGGCCGCGCTGCAGACGATCCGGGACCGCTGCCCGCGAAAGGCCGTCATGCTGCTGAGCGTGGACGACGGGGAGAAGCCGTCGGTCTCGATCATCGCGGGCGTGCCCGAAGAACTGATGAAACTCGGCATCCGCGCCGGCGAGTGGGTTCGCGAGGCCGCGCAGGCGGTCGGCGGCAAGGGGGGGGGCAGGCCCGACCAGGCGCAGGGCGGCGGGCCGGACGTCGGCAAGGTGAAGCAGGCGGTAGCGGCGGCACGGACGTGGGCGATGCGGCAAGTCACCTCCAACGCATGA
- a CDS encoding AtpZ/AtpI family protein, protein MARRPGEPPELPEELRPRSPLPRPSEPAPKRAVSALGPIAAVGTLGTEFVAAVGLLALGGWWLDGKVGTAPVLTLVGMALGLTIGTWRLMRAVRELNKPRGKGHGGSGSAKA, encoded by the coding sequence ATGGCACGACGGCCGGGCGAGCCGCCGGAACTGCCCGAGGAGTTGAGGCCGAGGTCTCCTCTGCCACGGCCGAGTGAACCCGCGCCCAAGCGGGCGGTCTCCGCTCTCGGCCCGATCGCGGCGGTGGGCACGCTGGGGACGGAGTTCGTGGCGGCGGTCGGGCTGCTCGCCCTGGGCGGGTGGTGGCTGGACGGCAAGGTCGGGACGGCCCCGGTGCTCACGCTCGTGGGCATGGCCCTGGGCCTGACCATCGGCACCTGGCGGCTGATGCGGGCGGTCAGGGAACTCAACAAACCCCGCGGCAAGGGGCATGGCGGGAGCGGGTCCGCGAAGGCTTGA
- the atpB gene encoding F0F1 ATP synthase subunit A: MSALLTLAADNPISHVIDHPLWVVDGWWLWSANMTNLVISAAILLILGPYVANKIATGPESEGNDRYLTKNAFASMIEVICTYLRDTTIRPLLHERTDKYLPFLLTAFFFILVNNLIGLVPLLDIHNLTFKGLAERHLAWVGGTATQNLWITGAMALISAIVFNIGGLRSLGVKGYMAHMTGGVPMKPVFLPVILLVVVIELAGALLIKPAALAIRLMANMTAGHILLAVLLGFPAAAFAGGWALGVPVTLVAGLGAIAVYLLEIFVALLQAFVFMFLTTVFISQLMPHGHHDGEHEHGEGQAHAAAH, from the coding sequence ATGAGCGCGTTGCTGACGCTGGCTGCGGACAACCCGATCTCGCACGTCATCGACCACCCGCTGTGGGTCGTGGACGGGTGGTGGCTGTGGTCGGCGAACATGACGAACCTCGTCATTTCCGCGGCGATCCTGCTGATCCTCGGGCCGTACGTGGCGAACAAGATCGCGACCGGGCCTGAGAGCGAGGGCAACGACCGTTACCTGACGAAGAACGCGTTCGCGAGCATGATCGAGGTGATCTGCACCTACCTGCGCGACACGACGATCAGGCCGCTCCTGCACGAGCGGACGGACAAGTACCTGCCCTTCCTGCTGACGGCGTTCTTCTTCATTCTGGTGAACAACCTGATCGGGCTGGTGCCGCTGCTGGACATCCACAACCTGACGTTCAAGGGGCTGGCGGAGCGGCACCTGGCGTGGGTCGGCGGGACGGCGACGCAGAACCTGTGGATCACGGGGGCGATGGCGCTCATCTCGGCGATCGTGTTCAACATCGGCGGGCTGCGGAGCCTGGGCGTGAAGGGCTACATGGCCCACATGACCGGCGGCGTGCCGATGAAGCCGGTGTTCCTGCCGGTCATTCTGCTGGTGGTGGTGATCGAACTGGCGGGCGCGCTGCTCATCAAGCCGGCCGCGCTCGCCATCCGTCTCATGGCGAACATGACGGCCGGGCACATCCTGCTGGCGGTGCTGCTCGGGTTCCCGGCGGCGGCGTTCGCGGGCGGCTGGGCGCTGGGCGTGCCCGTGACGCTGGTGGCGGGCCTGGGCGCGATCGCGGTGTACCTGCTCGAAATCTTCGTCGCGCTGCTGCAGGCGTTCGTGTTCATGTTCCTGACGACCGTCTTCATCAGCCAGCTGATGCCGCACGGCCATCACGACGGGGAGCACGAGCACGGGGAGGGGCAGGCGCACGCGGCGGCGCACTGA
- the atpE gene encoding ATP synthase F0 subunit C: protein MAAIGAGIAVLGGGLGIGLIGKGAVESIARQPEASGPIMTNMILCAALVEGATLFAVVVGMIA from the coding sequence CTGGCCGCGATCGGCGCGGGCATCGCCGTCCTCGGGGGCGGCCTGGGCATCGGCCTCATCGGCAAGGGCGCGGTCGAGTCGATCGCCCGCCAGCCCGAGGCCTCCGGCCCGATCATGACCAACATGATCCTCTGCGCCGCACTCGTCGAAGGCGCCACGCTCTTCGCCGTCGTCGTCGGCATGATCGCCTGA
- the atpF gene encoding F0F1 ATP synthase subunit B yields the protein MERLVRAAAMAGMAMMPAVAFAAGDEAHAAKGEPSVIHAPNAGVMSGIMAVVVFLLVYMILATKVWPKIAKGLKDREEKIREEIAAAEAARQQAADALAMYQQSLAEARAEAQKMLDETRAQQQKLAAELKAKADAELGQMREKALRDIEGAKRAALNEVYADAASLAAMVASKILRREINAADHQAFVDESLAELESVRS from the coding sequence ATGGAACGATTGGTGCGTGCGGCGGCGATGGCGGGGATGGCGATGATGCCGGCGGTCGCGTTCGCGGCGGGCGACGAGGCCCACGCGGCCAAGGGCGAGCCGAGCGTGATCCACGCCCCGAACGCGGGCGTGATGTCCGGCATCATGGCCGTCGTCGTGTTCCTTCTCGTGTACATGATCCTCGCCACGAAGGTCTGGCCGAAGATCGCCAAGGGCCTGAAGGACCGCGAGGAGAAGATCCGCGAGGAGATCGCGGCGGCGGAGGCTGCACGCCAGCAGGCCGCGGACGCGCTGGCGATGTACCAGCAGAGCCTGGCCGAAGCGCGGGCCGAGGCCCAGAAGATGCTCGACGAGACCCGTGCGCAGCAGCAGAAGCTGGCCGCGGAACTGAAGGCGAAGGCGGACGCCGAGCTCGGGCAGATGCGCGAGAAGGCGCTGCGGGACATCGAGGGCGCGAAGCGCGCCGCCCTCAACGAGGTCTACGCCGACGCGGCGAGCCTCGCGGCGATGGTCGCGTCGAAGATTCTGCGGCGCGAGATCAACGCCGCGGACCACCAGGCGTTCGTGGACGAGTCGCTCGCGGAGCTCGAGTCGGTCCGCTCGTGA
- the atpH gene encoding ATP synthase F1 subunit delta yields the protein MPLIESKPDAVANTYARSLFEMAEAEGGREKTESILDQLEDVLEMARSDGQFGEFLASRVLGVKAREGALRRIFEGRCDDLLLRFLLVLNMKERLGHLPAIVAAYDAIVQERFGRVEVDVFTAAPVSANELAAVRDRLGRALKKDVVVHPYVDESIIGGIRFRIGDQLVDASVATRLRRMREQLASRGAAAVRGNAARIIDNQGGA from the coding sequence ATGCCCCTGATCGAATCCAAGCCCGACGCCGTGGCGAACACCTACGCCCGCAGCCTCTTCGAGATGGCCGAGGCGGAGGGCGGGCGCGAGAAGACCGAGTCGATCCTCGACCAGCTGGAGGATGTGCTGGAGATGGCCCGCTCGGACGGGCAGTTCGGCGAGTTCCTCGCCTCGCGCGTGCTGGGGGTGAAGGCCCGCGAGGGCGCGCTGCGGCGCATCTTCGAGGGCCGGTGCGACGACCTGCTCCTCCGGTTCCTGCTCGTGCTGAACATGAAGGAGCGGCTCGGGCACCTGCCCGCGATCGTCGCGGCCTACGACGCGATCGTGCAGGAGCGCTTCGGCCGCGTCGAAGTGGACGTCTTCACCGCCGCCCCCGTGAGCGCGAACGAGCTGGCCGCGGTGCGTGACCGGCTCGGCCGCGCCCTGAAGAAGGACGTCGTGGTCCACCCCTACGTGGACGAGTCCATCATCGGCGGCATCCGGTTCCGCATCGGCGATCAGCTCGTGGACGCCTCGGTGGCGACGCGCCTGCGCCGCATGCGCGAGCAGCTGGCCTCGCGCGGGGCGGCCGCGGTGCGCGGCAACGCGGCGCGGATCATCGACAACCAGGGCGGCGCGTAA
- a CDS encoding phosphoglycerate kinase → MAKKSVGAVEVAGKRVLVRVDFNVPIDGGVIGDDRRIREALPTIRSVIDRGGRAVLISHLGRPEGRGYEEAFSLRPVAARLGELLGRPVAFPSQDCTDEAALNAVNTMKDGEVVLLENLRFHRGEKDGDAAFAGRLALLGDVYVNDAFGTCHRADASMVALPRAMQGRPRVVGFLVEKEIRYLSDALRAPAKPFVVVLGGAKVSDKIGAVGHLLPKCDALLIGGAMAYTFLRALGRQVGESRVEEKFVAEAKRMVEEAARLKCDLHLPEDHVCSTQFAETSGQVEVQREHVKPGFMGLDIGPSTQATFARVLRGAKTIVWNGPMGVFEWMPFRVGTQQVARAIADATAAGATSIVGGGDTAAAVERFRLADRMSHVSTGGGASLEMLEGRRFESVDLLDEA, encoded by the coding sequence ATGGCGAAGAAGAGCGTCGGGGCCGTCGAGGTCGCCGGCAAGCGTGTGCTCGTGCGCGTGGACTTCAACGTGCCGATCGACGGCGGGGTGATCGGCGACGACCGCCGTATCCGCGAGGCCCTGCCCACGATCAGGTCCGTCATCGACCGCGGCGGGCGGGCGGTGCTGATCTCGCACCTCGGCCGACCCGAGGGCAGGGGCTACGAGGAGGCGTTCTCGCTGCGTCCCGTCGCGGCGCGGCTGGGCGAGCTGCTCGGCAGGCCGGTCGCGTTCCCCTCGCAGGACTGCACCGACGAGGCCGCGCTCAACGCCGTCAACACGATGAAGGACGGCGAGGTCGTGCTGCTCGAGAACCTGCGGTTCCACAGGGGCGAGAAGGACGGCGACGCGGCGTTCGCCGGGCGGCTCGCGCTGCTGGGCGACGTGTACGTCAACGACGCCTTCGGCACCTGCCACCGCGCGGACGCCTCGATGGTCGCGCTGCCGCGCGCGATGCAGGGCCGGCCGCGCGTGGTCGGGTTCCTGGTCGAGAAGGAGATCCGCTACCTGAGCGACGCCCTGCGCGCCCCGGCCAAGCCCTTCGTGGTCGTGCTGGGGGGGGCGAAGGTCTCGGACAAGATCGGCGCGGTGGGCCACTTGCTGCCGAAGTGCGACGCGCTCCTGATCGGCGGGGCGATGGCGTACACCTTCCTGCGCGCGCTGGGGCGGCAGGTGGGCGAGAGCCGCGTCGAGGAGAAGTTCGTCGCCGAGGCGAAGCGGATGGTCGAGGAGGCCGCGCGGCTGAAGTGCGACCTGCACCTGCCGGAGGACCACGTCTGCTCGACGCAGTTCGCCGAGACCTCGGGGCAGGTCGAGGTGCAGCGCGAGCACGTCAAGCCCGGCTTCATGGGGCTGGACATCGGCCCGTCGACGCAGGCGACGTTCGCCCGAGTGCTCCGCGGCGCGAAGACGATCGTCTGGAACGGGCCGATGGGCGTCTTCGAGTGGATGCCCTTCCGCGTCGGCACGCAGCAGGTGGCCCGCGCCATCGCGGACGCGACGGCCGCCGGCGCGACGAGCATCGTCGGCGGAGGCGACACGGCCGCCGCGGTCGAGCGGTTCAGGCTCGCCGACAGGATGTCGCACGTCTCGACGGGGGGCGGGGCGAGCCTCGAGATGCTCGAGGGCAGGCGGTTCGAGAGCGTGGACCTGCTCGACGAGGCGTAG
- a CDS encoding tetratricopeptide repeat protein — protein sequence MIIQGQSQRIHAIRQAVNAQQWVIAEELLQEAVQRGRPDAEMLYYMGIVHEVRFEIDAALEYGERSMRLLPNPGAALLIARAHRLRGETDEAVRMCDRALELAPGNVLALATKAGSLEEAGRYDESLAVVEPLLERAKQQDRQAEAPILAEWAKLLIQQKRYEEAIGVIDDLIANHQPDERRRCGLLYTRAKACDKAKDYEGAFRSAEEANRFEALPFDPEVYREQVTALMTHWSREKMAKFPISSCASEVPVFVAGMPRSGTSLIDQIIDAHPRAAGVGELDTIDRFAIELAAAWNPDLEPPESFGPFNSRRWTQVAERYVREVRRLAPTAERIVNKSLGNNRLVGLIARLFPRTRIIHAIRDPRDVAVSCFMGGFNNRMHPWTTRIDWVVAAWEQSMRMMEHWKSSLDVPILDVHYERLVNDPETEFPRIIEFLGLEWDDACNEFHKSRRTVRTLSYDQVNRPLYTTSAGRNQHYAKFLEGVKFPAYDPYA from the coding sequence ATGATCATCCAGGGCCAATCCCAGCGCATCCACGCCATCCGTCAGGCCGTCAATGCCCAGCAGTGGGTGATCGCCGAGGAACTGCTCCAAGAGGCCGTGCAGCGGGGGAGGCCCGACGCGGAGATGCTTTATTACATGGGCATCGTCCACGAGGTGCGGTTCGAAATCGACGCCGCCCTGGAGTACGGCGAACGCTCGATGCGGCTGCTCCCGAACCCGGGCGCCGCGCTCCTGATCGCCCGCGCTCACCGCCTGCGCGGCGAGACGGACGAGGCGGTGCGGATGTGCGATCGCGCCCTCGAACTCGCCCCCGGCAACGTGCTGGCCCTGGCGACGAAGGCCGGCTCGCTCGAGGAGGCGGGCCGGTACGACGAGTCGCTCGCCGTCGTGGAGCCGCTGCTCGAGCGAGCGAAGCAGCAGGACCGCCAGGCCGAGGCGCCCATCCTGGCCGAGTGGGCCAAGCTCCTCATCCAGCAGAAGCGTTACGAGGAGGCGATCGGCGTCATCGACGACCTGATCGCCAACCACCAGCCCGACGAGCGGCGTCGGTGCGGCCTGCTCTACACCCGGGCCAAGGCCTGCGACAAGGCGAAGGACTACGAGGGCGCGTTCCGCTCGGCGGAGGAAGCGAACAGGTTCGAGGCCCTCCCCTTCGACCCCGAGGTCTACCGCGAGCAGGTGACGGCCCTGATGACGCACTGGTCGCGCGAGAAGATGGCGAAGTTCCCCATCAGTTCCTGCGCCAGCGAGGTGCCGGTCTTTGTCGCCGGGATGCCCCGCAGCGGCACCAGCCTCATCGACCAGATCATCGACGCCCACCCCCGGGCGGCGGGCGTGGGTGAGCTCGACACCATCGACCGCTTCGCCATCGAGCTTGCCGCCGCGTGGAACCCGGACCTCGAGCCGCCCGAGAGTTTCGGCCCGTTCAACAGCCGCAGGTGGACGCAGGTCGCGGAGAGGTACGTCCGCGAGGTGCGCAGGCTCGCGCCGACGGCCGAGCGCATCGTGAACAAGTCGCTGGGGAACAACCGGCTGGTCGGGCTGATCGCGCGGCTCTTCCCGAGGACGCGCATCATCCACGCCATCCGCGACCCGCGCGACGTGGCCGTCAGCTGCTTCATGGGCGGGTTCAACAACCGGATGCACCCGTGGACGACGCGGATCGACTGGGTCGTCGCCGCGTGGGAGCAGTCGATGCGCATGATGGAGCACTGGAAGTCGTCGCTGGACGTGCCGATCCTCGACGTGCACTACGAGCGGCTCGTGAACGACCCCGAGACCGAGTTCCCGCGCATCATCGAGTTCCTGGGCCTGGAGTGGGACGACGCCTGCAACGAGTTCCACAAGAGCCGACGCACCGTCCGCACGCTCTCGTACGACCAGGTGAACCGCCCGCTCTACACCACCTCGGCCGGGCGCAACCAGCACTACGCGAAGTTCCTCGAGGGCGTGAAGTTCCCCGCCTACGACCCGTACGCGTGA
- a CDS encoding PEP-CTERM sorting domain-containing protein (PEP-CTERM proteins occur, often in large numbers, in the proteomes of bacteria that also encode an exosortase, a predicted intramembrane cysteine proteinase. The presence of a PEP-CTERM domain at a protein's C-terminus predicts cleavage within the sorting domain, followed by covalent anchoring to some some component of the (usually Gram-negative) cell surface. Many PEP-CTERM proteins exhibit an unusual sequence composition that includes large numbers of potential glycosylation sites. Expression of one such protein has been shown restore the ability of a bacterium to form floc, a type of biofilm.), with the protein MRQPPREAPAVVEATSFAAGAGMLATWFGDRLPRTRCRGHHPMRVVRVDSYRSDETMRNVTRSAQCLFGGTILSAGLAAPASAQLFNIDQNPGGWAAAKAGLILEGCSDFTKDASYPLIGIKGPVTSAGNGPVSPGTVYATHSFNTVNAANYFYNIATLGPHYGFGNPHNALLANYFVDAFRMDFSGAGVQAVEFNALTVVGGASVNITVYDSNGSTAYNNVNVGGAFGANLGVLGNGITRIDIFDAGGGAEGVQRKVCTYLVPAPSSAALLALGGLVATRRRR; encoded by the coding sequence ATGCGCCAGCCTCCACGCGAGGCTCCAGCGGTTGTTGAGGCGACTTCGTTCGCCGCAGGCGCTGGGATGCTGGCGACTTGGTTCGGAGACAGACTGCCTCGGACGCGTTGTCGGGGGCATCACCCCATGCGGGTGGTTCGTGTGGATTCGTATAGGAGTGACGAGACAATGAGAAATGTGACTCGCAGCGCACAGTGCCTCTTCGGCGGCACGATCCTCTCGGCGGGACTCGCTGCCCCCGCTTCGGCGCAGCTCTTCAACATCGACCAGAACCCCGGCGGCTGGGCCGCGGCCAAGGCCGGCCTCATCCTCGAGGGCTGCTCTGACTTCACCAAGGACGCCAGCTACCCGCTCATTGGCATCAAGGGGCCGGTGACCAGCGCGGGCAACGGACCGGTCAGCCCCGGCACCGTCTACGCCACGCACTCGTTCAACACCGTGAACGCGGCGAACTACTTCTACAACATCGCCACCCTCGGGCCGCACTACGGCTTCGGCAACCCGCACAACGCCCTCCTGGCGAACTACTTCGTCGACGCGTTCCGCATGGACTTCTCCGGCGCGGGCGTGCAGGCCGTTGAGTTCAACGCTCTCACCGTCGTCGGCGGCGCGTCCGTCAACATCACGGTCTATGACTCCAACGGCTCCACCGCCTACAACAACGTGAACGTCGGCGGCGCGTTCGGCGCGAACCTCGGCGTCCTCGGCAACGGGATCACCCGCATCGACATCTTCGACGCCGGCGGCGGCGCGGAAGGCGTCCAGCGGAAGGTCTGCACCTACCTCGTGCCCGCCCCGAGCAGCGCGGCGCTCCTGGCCCTCGGCGGCCTGGTCGCCACCCGTCGCCGTCGCTGA
- a CDS encoding peptide chain release factor-like protein, protein MPEPPSKPRVSHHPASLDPDVLLRQCSLGRGRSSGPGGQHRNRVQTLVILTHTPTGLSAQASERRSAEENRRVALRRLRLILATEHRAAVPRGECRTALWLSRCGTDGRIACNSRHPDYPAMLAEALDVVEACGLDVKQAAVRLGCTPTQIVRLVAAHPPALERLNRSRQARGMRALRHE, encoded by the coding sequence ATGCCGGAACCACCGTCGAAGCCGCGAGTTTCGCACCATCCGGCATCCCTTGACCCGGATGTTCTGCTGCGACAGTGCTCGCTCGGGCGAGGGCGCAGCAGCGGACCTGGCGGGCAGCACCGCAACAGAGTCCAGACCCTCGTGATCCTGACCCACACGCCCACGGGGCTGTCAGCGCAGGCGTCGGAACGCCGCAGTGCGGAGGAGAACCGGCGCGTGGCGTTGCGGAGGTTGCGTCTGATCCTGGCCACGGAGCACCGCGCCGCGGTGCCGCGCGGGGAGTGCCGCACCGCGCTCTGGCTCTCGCGCTGCGGCACGGACGGTCGCATCGCGTGCAACTCGCGGCACCCTGACTACCCGGCCATGCTCGCCGAGGCGCTCGACGTCGTGGAGGCGTGCGGCCTGGACGTGAAGCAGGCGGCCGTTCGGCTCGGATGCACGCCGACGCAGATCGTCCGGCTCGTCGCGGCGCATCCTCCCGCGCTCGAACGCCTGAACCGGTCGCGACAAGCGCGGGGCATGCGCGCTCTCCGACATGAATAA